CTCGTTACGCAACTTCCGACGGCGCCTTTTGTTTTGGCTATTGATGGGTTTTCTTCTTGTTTATGGGGGCAATGTATTTTGATGAAGATGAATGTTATTGAATTTGGCATTGATGTTTGTGGTTTGGTTCTGCTCGGTGTAATGCGTGAGAGATTGCTGCATGTCCGATCTGTTTCTTGCTTGCGTACCTGTTGCTCGGCCATCTcgtttgttaatttgttttacgTCTTTGATTGGTCGTGTACTCTTAGAATGATGCCCAGTTATTATTATGAGGCTACGAACTCTGATCGGTGACATGCTTGAAAGTTAATAGGCATATATGCTTGTAAGTTGTAaccaattttttctattttctattttctattttttatttttttatttttatttttgctgaGCATGCCATCCATTGGTTTAATGGGGCTAATTAAGATTtggaatatgtttttttttgtatcatCTTTAATGTTGGTGCCCACTTTTACAATTAGGCCATATGTCTATGCTGCTGTTTCTTCATTTATCTGGAGTACTTATTTTGTATTCAAAGTCACACCATACACCATCTGGATTGGCTAGTCAACATGATTAAAGAATTCAGTAGCTGTTTATCCAAGTAATAGATATAACTGGATAATGTAACGAACTCCGTCGCAGTTTATCCAAGTGCTATATATCAGTAGGTAATTAGATATATCTGGATATATGTGTAACAGATTTCACTAGGTATTTCACGATAACGCTGACGTTGTGAACAGAATACTTATGATCCACATAAAAATGTGACTGGAAGCAAAGATTTGGAAGTTGTTAGTGGTAGTTGattgatttaatttcaagtttggAGTTTGGATTGTGGTAAGCTCATtagaaatattttgatattccTTAGCCATAGCTCATGACAATCTTCTATGCACTGTAGCCTATAAGTAAATAATTTGGGTTAAGAAGAACAACATACAAGCTTACCTTAAGACCAGAACTGGAGAAATTTTGCAAGATATGCACCATAGAAGGTTGACATGAGGGAACTTTCCAGCCAATCAGGATAATTGGTGCCTTTGTCAGAAACCTAGGGCCTTGGCCCTTTAGTGAGAGAGAAGGGGAGAAGTTTAAGATCCTTTCTGACGAACAAGTTAGAATGTTTACCTTAACTAATAGATGCTTAGATACCCACAACTGAATCTGTAAGCGGCGCAGGGCAGGAGGATGATGGAGTATGTTTCCTCTTGTTGTTTCTTGGTGGTTTGTTTCTATCtcatatagaaaataaaaacacttaATAATATTTCCAATAAAAGACACCTCACATTTTTGAGGAGGCAAGAATTGGATTTTTCCACTGTAACTGCAAAACAGCTAGTAGATGAGTGAGGCGTCTAGGATAGAGAAAGGATTTTCgcatttcttcttatttttttcgaAGATAGAGGCTTGTAGGAATGGTAGCATCTGACACTCCATTATCAAGGAGCCATCAATTTTCTCAACATCCAGCCATTACAAACACAGAATTTTCTTTGAAGAACGATTTTTGTTTCTGTAATTTATAGATACAGCTAAGAGATTTACATATGTTTTTGCTTCAAAAAAGCTTGTTCATAATCAAACAAGCAGCCTGTATGGATTTTGTCTCAATGGcctttttgtttctcttgcAGATTTGTCTTTGTACAACTAGCAGACATCCGGAAAGAAGTGCAGTGTCCTATTTGTCTTGGTATGTTGtctttgaaatgaaaaaaattagttttaggACATATATGTTGGTGTGTGTTTCCACCAGATACCGAAAAAAGAAGTGTTTCAACTAGATTCAATTTATAAAGTTGAACGCTTGTGCCCACAGATAGTTTTGTATatggaaatataaaattagGGAATATCATATTTAAGACATACCACATAGAAATGGGtcctgttattattattattattattttaatgaataaaataggTCCTGTTATTAGTGCTTCAGTTTGTTGATCTTGTATGTCTTGGTTACTTGAATCAGAACTTAGATGTTGTAGTTTAAAGGAACGATCAACGTACTATAACAATTATAACTGTACCAAATTTTTCCAGCTCCAACATTTTCATGCTGAGGCGAGGTTCATGCCTATGTGGCTTAATAGGCATTCCCTGCAACATAGAAAATAAGTTGTGAATCTGTTTCTGTATTCTTCTAGGATCCAAGTAATTAGGCTTCTACCATATCAAAAGATGATATAAACTGATCTGGGTGTTCTTCCTACCAGCATCAGCAAATGGTGTATTCTACTTAAGATCCAGTTTTCTATGATCTGTCTTTTACTGGATGCGGACTATAGGCAATTTTCATAGTGATTCTTTCTTGGACTTTATTGCTCTTCTGTATTTTCAGTTGTAATTTCTTAAGAGGattgtatattttctttttctgtacttattatttaatttcagATAAAAGTTTTACATtactaataacaaaaaaaaaaaaaaaaaagggaatcaTTCTCAGCCTCTATGGCGAATGAAAGTTACATATGTAGCCAATGGTCACTTGTTTTGGATTCCTATTTTAAGATACCACTTTGCAAAGGACAAATTCAGGTCAGTAAATGTTCATCTAGTGCAACCATTTGGTGCCCACCATATGGTTAATCCTTTTGCTTTGGTATACAACCATCCAGTGAACCATGCATTTATGGTGAAGGATGATTTTGATTCAAAAACATTGGTTGTATAATTTCAAGTTGAATGTAGAAGTGTGTTTAACTCAAACCAAAACTAACTCGAGGAAGGAATCATATGATTCCGTTTATTTGTAAACAGGTGAGAGGCCAACTAGGGCATGACTTGAGGTAGTGAGAAAGAACATGGTGGCTAATCATTTAGCATTTTTTTGGGGGCAAATAAatgataacaataattaaagtaaGACATACAATAAGGTTAGGAACCCCAGCAGAAACAAAAGACCAGCAAGTACAATGTcactgaaaaacaaaacaaatggaAATAGAGCAAAGACCCAGTTCAATAAAATTCTTGACCCGAAGGCTAAGAACAGGGCCGTGGATTAAACTAGCGGTTTGAGAGCAGTAGCTGAATGGATGGGATCCTCTGTTGGGTTGGAGGAGAAATGGCCACTGCAAGAGTGAGCAAGAGAAGCTTGTTCATTGCAACAGATTTGGCCACACTAAGACGAGTGGGTCTTGGGCCACTGTGAGGGGAAACTACCACAAAAAAGGGTGTCATGAATGAAAGGTACCTTTTTACATTAAGGACAAGGACTCCGGCTGATGGGGCATCTTGAGACAAAGGAATGAGCAGCTGTAAAATAGAGGCAAAAGGACAAGGAactagaaagaaataaaatatattttatttgccaCCGTCCAAAGAGGGCAGTGGTTTGCCCTATTGAGATTTGGTATTGTAGCTTGGGCATAGTCACAACACAACCAAAAGAGGGAGGTTAGACCCCTGGAGATTGGGGAAGGCCAGGGGGTGGCAGATCTAAGGGAGGAAGGCTAGATCTGAGGGAGGAGGTGTAGGATCTATGGGGTGGGCAAGATCTGAGGgagatttgtttttgtttttgttttgttttgttttttctctttttttgggaGGGAGGGGGTGAGAGATGCAAGTGTGTGGCCTTGGCAGAACAGAAAAGTTGAGGGAGATTGTAACTAAATTTATGGTGCTAGAATTTGACTTACTCTATTTAGTTAGATGTAATGATGAACTGATTCTAAATTTGATATGAATTTGTATCCCATTCCAGTTGAAAGACTAGGTGCGCTTATTCTTCTCCCCGAGCCACCCTCCAGTTGACTTTGTGCTGCATACCTTAGTTATGCTTAGCCTGATGTTTGGAGAAACTAGATTCTCTTTTACTTCTAGTTTATTTTTTGATAGGTCAATAACTTAGGCACCCCATGGAACTTGAACTCGCAACATTACCACTCAATTCTTATGGTGGGTGGAGATGCCATTTATTCCAAAGGCCATTGGCTTTTCCTTCAATCTCTGATGCCACCTTGTGCTTTGATTTTGAGTAGTAAATTTGTATGGTAAAGCAGAGAGGGGTGCATCCCAAGTACATGGGAAGTATGCAAGGGAGACCCttaaaaaagagaatgaaaacTATAGATTATTCTTTAAAGCATATAGCCACCTAAAAACGAACTTGAAAGAAGCAGTGTTTGGTGGGTCATCCCAGGTAAATAGGCAGTGTACAAGGGAGAACTCCCAAGCATAAGTCATCCATAAACAATTTTGAAAGGTAGACTCATGATTTGGACTTCTTTCTCATATCTCTTCACCCATTTTCAAAtctgttagttttttattttttattttttttgaattttaatcaagttaaaaacaATATCAATCTAGAAATGGACTTttctcttcttattattattattattattggctaattatacttttttctttttcaattggaaTTTTTAATAACCACGTCAGGTGGATAATTCAGGAGGAAATCTGACTCATAATTGTGAGGTTCTTAACATCATGTGAAGTTCAgtatataattactttttagaAGTATGtattaaactttatttttcaggTCTAAGAGATTGAGGAATGTTTAAGGTGGTGGTTTTCGACATATTGAAATGTAGTCGCCttgaacaaaatttgaaaactgttccttttattaattatatttatgtataaaatttcaacgaAGAGACCCTTTTAACTGAAAAGTTTTATGATTGCCTGGACTGGCTCAAAACACATGGAACACACAAAACCTGACAAATACCTGCGCCTGCACCCACTTGGAAGCAGCCACAGCCACAGCCACAGCCACAGCCACTGATCAGCTCTGGTTGGTCGGTGTGTAAAGACAGAATGGCAGTCTTACTCCTTTGCTCAtgcttttacttatttatttcattactgtagatctttgttttttttttctggacaCAAATTGGGTAgtgtagtttttttctttcccttgcTATAGTGAATATTGAGCAACTTGAGTGACAAAGAAAACTTGAAACAAGGCTAAGAGGCAAAACTGCTATCTAGAgcagaataaagaaaaaaagacctTTCTTGGTCTTTCAGAGAAGAATTAACAGAAGAATGtagtttctcaatttttctGGAGGAGATTGACAGAATAATAATTCACGAAGACCTTTCTCATAAGATTTTTCTTCCTTGTCAAATTcactaattttattaaataatttaagaaaCAGGAGCATTCAACTCCAGATAATTAAAATTTGTGAGAATTTTGTGTTGGATCTTTAAAACAAATTCCTTTTACTTAAGCAGCTTTCAGAAGATTCATGTTAGAGTCGTCGAACTTAAATGAGGTCAGTCTTTCATAGAAATGTGGTAGCATCTGACCACTTGtttaaatttcacattgaattcaTGAGGGAATGTGCTCTCAGTAGTGATTGGTCATATCCATAATGTGCATAGTTCTATTCCTGAATCTTGCTTATTTTCTGTTATTCAAAATATGTATAAAATGGACCTGCTTCTGAAATTCTATTCATCCACGCCAAGCTCAAAGTGCCAGTCTGATGAGATAGATTTTAAGtttgcataaattgaaagaaaggaaaaggagactgaagaaaaaaggaaaatacataGAACGAGGAGTTTCTCTAGGTTAAAAGGGTATGCTAATTTAACTTCATATTCACACGGATTTCTGTTATAACTTATTTAATGCTATTCGTATATTGATTTTTGGAGTCCCTTTTGTTATAGAAGTTCTGATTGAAGTTCAGCAGCtatatgaacattttttttccttactcATTTGCACACTATATTCTGGTTGAGCAGCCAGTCCTAGGTTTTGTTAAAGAAGGAAACCATGATTCTACAGCTGATTATATCCTTATATGCCAAATTATACTTTCTTTTTATCATCcgtgattatttttttaatctggtAAAAGAAACATTAATCATGTCTGTTGCCTGCACAGGAATTATTAAGAAAACACGTACTGTAATGGAATGCCTTCACCGCTTTTGCCGGGAATGCATTGACAAATCAATGCGACTGGGGTAAGTATCATCTTTATTTGATTCATGGTAGTAATAGCATCCGGATTTACTTGACATGACTCTTTTGGTTTCCTTTAGTAAATAACTGTACATTTAAATGTAAGTTAGAGATAGTATTGTTTAAATTGGTGCTTATTTTTCAGAAATAATGAGTGTCCTGCTTGCCGCACACATTGTGCCAGTCGACGTTCTTTGAGAGATGATCCAAAGTATGATACCCTCATTGCAGCTTTGTATCCAGATATTGAGAAGTATGAAGAGGAGGTACCAGCTTATAGTTTGACTTTGTGGTTGAATGTAtctgatagattttttttttcttgttctctcCCCAAATCAAGCAGTAACTTGCTTAGTATCTAATCACAGGAATTAGCATTTCATGAAGAGGAGAAGACGCGCAATAAGCAGGTCAGATTCCTTGGTGAATGTATATCTGCATCTTGCTTGCAGATGCATGTGCATTTATTATTACTGCCCTGCTTTCGTACATGTTGCAGATCAATAATATTAAATTGAGGAAAAAGTACTTATTGCAGATTTTGTGTGGATAGCTTATGGGCCCACACAACCATGTCTATATATCTAAATGGGGTCACCACATTGATCATACTCATAGAATTATTGATGAGAATATCAGTTTTGGATCACAAGAGTAGTTCTCCTTGTAACATGGATGCTCGACTCATTAAAAACCTTGcccttattctctctctctctctctcagtgaGCAATAAATGTTTGGCAAGGTCAGTGTCTACAATTAGATATTCCTTATATAAATTGTAGACACTGACCATGCCAAACATTTATTGCTCACTGCTTGACATTTTCTTTGTTCATCTCACTTTCTGACAATGTGATTTTACTTTTAAGCGTATGTTAACAGACAAATGTACTCCAAAAGGCATCCTGTTGTTTGAGGATCGGTGGATTAGTACATAATTTTGTTATCAATGTGTTCTAATGCGTTGTTGAACAGATTCAAGCCTCAATTGCCCAAATTGTTCAACGACAATCAGAAGCTTTAGTTAAAAGACGCACACTGGGTAGAGATGCAGCAAGTCCATTTATGACAAGATCGCAGCGTAATAATCGGATTACTCATCCAAGGAGACGAAACTGCCGAGGCAATGAACTTCAAGGATCTGAGGACAATGAGGATGAAAATTACAATAAAGATTCATCTTCTGCTGATGAAAGATGTACAGAAGTCAGACAAAGAAGGCGCAAGAGACGAGCAGGAACCCGGTCTGCCCAGCCTTCTTCATCAGCAGCCAATTCAGATGTTGGATGCATTGAAAATGATTTGGAAGTCAGCAGAGAAAACAGAGGAATATCTCCTGGGCTCGTTTGGAACCCTGAACTGCTTGCTTGGGGCCGGGCTGGTACCCGGAGTCACACAAGGCATGGCAATTCTAGTGGTTGCAACAGTAAAAGTTCCCAAAATACTCGCTTGTCCAAGTTGGTTGATTATCTCCGGAGCTTAGAGGAAAACAACGATGAGGTAGAGATGGGTCTGTTGCACTGTATGTTTGAGTCATGTACAGGTCCATGGGTGTCAAGTTCCACCCATGGCTAAACAATACATCCAGggaatgataaaataaaattttgtgaaGTCACTGGCTTTCAACTGAGCACGTAATGACCCAATTTGGGCTGCTATTACTTTTTTCTTGTAGTTTCACATCCTTTATTAAAGCTCTTCTTTGTTTGCAGCTAGATGTTCATCTCATGCTTATTTCTTTGGACAAACAAAGTACACCATGTTTGCAGCAGCCACACCTATGCTGTCGACCAAGTTTGTCTGTTAAACACCTATGTGAAGTAAGATTTCTGTCTCAGTACCTTACATTTTGTAAAAGGGAAATTCTGTGATGATCCTATAAAACTTTTCTACTTGAAGATGAGACATAATTCTTGAAAATGAAGCAacctcctttatttttttaataaataaaagaacttTATTAGATAAAGGAAGAAGCTCTAATATACAGCAAGTATATTGGAACAACTCTTTAAGAATTGCAATTTACTGTTGAGAAGATCTAAAAAATCATGACAAAACATGGAATAGATACCGCCTAAAGCAGTCATCCAATCATATAATGGTCTCTGAACTAAGGACTTGATCGCATACCAAGAAAACTCCATCAAAAGCCCTACCATTTATATCAGAGAAATTGCTTTTTGTCAAGTTTGCTATACATGCCAAATTTCATTTCGATGTCATGCATTCTGTAATTGTAATAGTATACCACCTCGAACAAAGTAGTGACTCATGTAAAGCAGGTAAAACCTGACATTACTCCTGCTTTGCCTAGGCTTAGTGGGATACATTTAGGTCCAAGATACACTTGACTTGAGTTAGACCCTCTCTATCAATATACATAGATATAAATTAGCCTGGCCCATCCTACCCAAACAGGGAACTTGGAGAAAACAGTAAACACAACAATAACAGATGATTGGCAAGCAGTAGCACCATGATTAGGCAGATGCCTTTGCAGCTGTCACATCATTAGTTGAGGGAGTTCAAAACTTGCCACAAAGCAATTCATGGCTTATAGCTGACTAACCCCAACCATG
This window of the Corylus avellana chromosome ca5, CavTom2PMs-1.0 genome carries:
- the LOC132180978 gene encoding putative E3 ubiquitin-protein ligase RING1a, which gives rise to MPAQKRSLSENLDDEEHHQHHAKQSRPEREDEDGKEEEEQRDEEKEVEEKEDEEEEEEGEKEEEQDGGGDGDDDDDDEVEDKRPQQKKRREEEEEKDDEEEAEDSEGSPSSSSEEKPEFVFVQLADIRKEVQCPICLGIIKKTRTVMECLHRFCRECIDKSMRLGNNECPACRTHCASRRSLRDDPKYDTLIAALYPDIEKYEEEELAFHEEEKTRNKQIQASIAQIVQRQSEALVKRRTLGRDAASPFMTRSQRNNRITHPRRRNCRGNELQGSEDNEDENYNKDSSSADERCTEVRQRRRKRRAGTRSAQPSSSAANSDVGCIENDLEVSRENRGISPGLVWNPELLAWGRAGTRSHTRHGNSSGCNSKSSQNTRLSKLVDYLRSLEENNDELDVHLMLISLDKQSTPCLQQPHLCCRPSLSVKHLCEYIARQTPLEAEEIEILALKVQEASGLKANHILEDADDADCVPMLVDPCKDQLQILEERETLAGLKANCISARNHLVLVYRRKEIG